The window CCACCTGGCCGTTACGCTCATCAAGAACCGGCTACAGAACGCCTTTGGCGCCGCCGTAGCCCAGACCTACCAGCCCATCGGCGAGCCGACCTCACTTCCCGATGCCGCGACGCTGGCCGAGTCCGACCCGTATCAGTTCCAGTGGTGGGCGTTGGGTCTGGTGGGTGCGCGGCCGGTGGAGCAGAAGAAGGGCGCGGACAAAGGGATTGACGGGAAGATCATCTTCCAGGGTGAGAAGACCGGGGAGTTTGAAACGGTGATTCTCTCGGTGAAGGCCGGGAAGACCGGCTCCGCGCACGTCCGCGACCTGAAAGGGGTCGTCCTGGGCCGGAAAGATGCGGCAATCGGGGTGTTAATCTCGATGCAGGAACCGACCCGCGACATGAAGACCGAAGCGGCTACGGCGGGTTTCTATGAGTCCGCCACCTGGGGGCGTAAGTACCCGAAGATTCAATTGTTGACGGTGGCAGAGCTGCTGGCCGGAAAACAGATTGATATGCCGCCGCTCAAGCAGGTGGGGGCGACCTTCAAGAAGGCTCCCAAAGTGCAGAAGAGAGAACCGGATACTGAAAGCATGATTTAACTCATTGATGAAGTAAAACTGGTCAGCCCGCGCCTTCTCTGAGGTTCAAGCCAACGGAAGAAGACTGATGAGCGATAAGAAGCAAACCGCGGTGCAGCCGCTCAAGGAGTACCTCTCCACCCAGGAGATAGCCGGTCCGCTGATGCTCGTCGAGGGGGTCGAGGGGGTCAAGTACGAGGAGCTGGCCGAGATCGAGCTCCCCTCGGGAGAAATCCGCCATGGGCGCGTTCTCGAGGTGCACAAAGACAAGGCCCTGCTGCAGCTCTTCGAGGGCGCGACGGGGATTGACATCCCCACCTCCCGCGTCCGCTTCCTGGGCCGGGGGGTCGAGCTGGGTGTGTCCCGGGAGATGCTCGGGCGGGTCTTCGACGGCCAGGGGAGGCCCATTGACGACGGGCCGGAAATCATCCCCGAGGAGCGGCGCGACATCAACGGCTCACCCATCAACCCCTACGCCCGAGACTACCCCAACGAATTCATCCAGACCGGCATCAGCTGCATTGACGGCCTGAACACCCTGGTCCGCGGGCAGAAGCTGCCGATATTCTCCGGCTCGGGGCTGCCGCACCAGCAGATGGCGGCGCAGATCGCCCGCCAGGCCACCGTGCTCCAGTCGGGCGAGGGGTTCAGCGTCGTCTTCGCGGCCATGGGCATCACCTTCGAGGAGGCCCAGTACTTCATTGACGACTTCCGACACACCGGGGCCATAGACCGCGCGGTGCTCTTCATGAACCTGGCCAACGACCCGGCCATCGAGCGCATCTCCACGCCGCGCATGGCCCTGACCGCCGCCGAGTACCTCGCCTATGAGATGGACATGCACGTGCTGGTCATCCTCACCGACATGACCAACTACTGCGAGGCGCTGCGCGAGATTTCCGCGGCCCGGAAGGAGATTCCCGGCCGGCGCGGGTACCCCGGATACCTCTACACCGACCTCTCCAGCATCTACGAGCGCGCGGGGCGGATCAAGGACCGCCGCGGCTCCATCACCCAGATTCCCATCCTCACCATGCCGGAGGACGACAAAACCCACCCCATCGCCGACCTCACCGGCTACATCACCGAGGGGCAGATGATCCTCTCCCGCGCCATGCACAAGAAGGGCATCTACCCGCCGGTGGACGTCATGCAGTCTTTGTCCCGGCTGAAGGACAAGGGCATCGGCGAAGGCAAGACCCGCAAGGACCACGCCGACGTCTTCAACCAGCTCTTCTCCGGCTACGCCCGGGGCAAGGAGGCCCAGGAGCTGGCGGTGATTCTGGGTGAGGCGGCGCTCTCGGACATAGACAAGATTTTCTTCAAATTCGCCGACGAGTTCGAGCATCGTTACATCGCCCAGGGGGACCACGAGAACCGCGGGGTATTCGACACGCTGGACCTTGGCTGGCGCCTGCTGGCGGCTCTGCCCCGGGCGGAGCTCAAGCGCATCCGGCCGGAGTACCTGGATGAGTTCCTGCCGCGATTCACTGCGACGAGTTAAAGAAAGTCTCCTCACCTTCCTTAAAAAATCGAGCGGGCCGCTCCGGCCCGCTTTAGATCAGTTCAGGGTGATGCTGCATCAGCCAATCCCTGACCCTTTGCAGCAGATCCCGCGCTTGTGAGCTCATGGTCTCGGCATCTTTCTCCGATACTGTGCCAACGCAACCATAGGTCGTTTGATTGCGTTTCCGGCGGAAGCGTTCAAACTGGGCGATCAAGGCCGGCGGATAGTTGATAGTATAGAGTAATGACTGGATAACCAAATAATGATGGGCTCGATGGGGAGGACGATAACCTTCGGCCCGTAAGGGGGTCAGAGCCGCGAGTAAGGCGGCGGAATAGGAGATATTGAAACACCACTCCTGACTGAGCCCGATGACGGAGCTGTCTGCGAGGTTGCGTTCGACGACCGCCAACAGATCAGCAATCTCTCGCGGCGACGAAGGCTCCGCCTTGAGCTGATTGGCCGACACCCAATCTCTCCAGTTCATCCGCTCCTCCGATTAGAAGGATGAATGGCTTACCGAGAATGGCGGACAGGAAATGACTCCCCTCCGATAACCTCCGTCGGAACTCCTCCACCCCAAAAAGCTGCAGGTCTACTTCCCGTTTCAGGGTGGACTCCAGCTCCATGATCCTTTCCATCAGCTCTGCGTGTTCCGTCTCGCCCACGATGAGCAGGTCCACATCGCTCCCCGAATTTTCCTCCCCACAGGCGAAGGAACCGAAGATGAGCGCAAGTTGGATACGTCCACGCAGGGGTTCAAGGGTTTGACGGACAACCCCGACAACGCCGCAGGTTTTAATAACCAGGGAGTGGAGCTCTTGATAAATGGGGCAGGTGGGATTGGGACCGTAGAAAACCTCTCTACCGTGGCGTCTCCGCGACAAGATGCCCGCAGCGACGAGGTAAACCAGCTCCCGTTGCACCGAACCATGACCACGGCCCATCTTCCGAAGCAGCTCCCGCGTATAGAACTCTTCATCAGGATGGGCGAAGAAGAGGGCGAGCAGGTCACGACGCACAGGGGGGAACAGAGTTAAATTTGGTTTATATGTACCCATAACTGGTACATATGTACCAAATTCAGGTACATTTGTCAAGATGTTCACCGCAGGTTTTGGCGGCGGCGCAGGAACCACTCGCCCACGACGACTAAAATCAAGGCCCCCAGAAGCCAGGGACTGGCCCGGAGCGGCTCCCGCCCGTACACCTCCGGGGTCGCGCCGGGACCGAGCGGCAACTCGTCCTCTGGACCGTAGAGCAGCCGCCCGCCTCCGAGCGACGCCAGGAGGGCCAGGGAAGGCGCGTCCGGCGAAAGTTTTACGAACTCCGAGAAATCGGGCTCGACCACCAGCGGCTCCTCGGCCGTCTGTCCGCCCAGCTCGGCGCGCACGACGTAGGCACCCGCCCCTTCCGCGGTGAACGACCCCCGCCAGCGTCCCTCCCTCGCCTCGGTCAGTTCCACCGCGAGCCCGCCTTCATCCCCGATTCCGCGAACCGAACACTCGGGCTCACCGCCTGCCACGCCGGTGATTTCGACGCCCACGGCCCGCCCGGTCACGGCCCGCCGCCGGTCCAGGGTCAAGAGGAGCCGCCCGTCGGAGACCGGCGAGGAGAGGTAGGCGAAGAGGTCCGACACTAAAACGTCGTAGGGGTTTTCGCCTTCCCCACCCGCGTCGAGCGCCCATCGCCACCACCCGCGCCCCCACATCACCACCCTGGGAGCGCCGGAGGCGGCGAGCGTCGCGCCGGGAACCCGCCGCCCGGAAGGATTTTCAAGAACCAGGGGCGACCCGTCCGCGTCCCTCAGCCCTTGCGGGTAAGTGAGGAGGGCGGGCAAATCGGCCCCGGCCAACCCGCCGAAGGGCCCGCCGGTCGCCTGGACGACCCGTGCCTGACCGTCTACGAGCCGCACGTCGCCCGTGTCGCGCGGGATGGGGAAGAGTTCGCGGAGGGCGCCGCCGGCGGGGACGACCAGCCCCGGTCGCCCCAAAAGCAGCCCCACCCCACGACCCTCGGCGATGCGCCGAGAGATTTCTGAAAGAAGCTCCCCCTGGGGAACGAGGTCCACCAGGAAGAGGGCATCGGGCGCGACCGGCTCCGGCTTCCGGGCCTTTCCGTCGGCGTCGTAGAAGGCGCCGTCGGCCCGTCGGTAGAGGAGGCTCGCCTCGACGCCGGGCAGGCGCCCCAGAGAGCGTTGGAGAAATGAGGAATCCGGCCCCGGCTCGCCGGCCAGCACCAGGGCCGTCATCTCCCCCTGCCGTACGTCCACCAGCAGCCGCCGGACGTTGTTCAAGGGCGTGGCCTCGGACTCGAGGGTCGGCGTTTCGAACTCGACGAGCCACCAGCCCTCGACGGGAGGGGTGAAGTGGAACAGGGCGACCGCCGCACCCTCGGACAGGTCCGCCACGGTCGGATCGAGCTCGACCTCGCGCCGACCGCCGAAAACCTCCCTAGCCGAAGCCCGCACGGTCGCCTCGGTCGGTCCATTCCCGACGAGGCGCACGTCCACCTGAAACAGGGCGCTCTTGCCCGCCAGGGCCAACCGGGGTCCGCGCGGCGCGTCCAGGGCGACGTCGAACTTGGACGCGCCACCGACGGCCACGGCGTAAACCGGGAAGGGGGCGTCGAGGCCCGCGACGGGGATCCGCCCTCCACCGTCTCCCGCCACGACGACCGCCGCCAGGTCGGGTCGCCGGGAAGCGAGCTTTTCCACGGCCTCCAGCGTGTCGGCGGCGGAAAGCTCCCCGAGCCGGTACACCGACCAGTCGAGGTCGGGATGTGCCGTCCGGAGGTTCTCCGCCAGTTCCTCGGCGTATCCGGCGCGGGTGCGCCCCACGGCATCGGCCAGGGACATGCTGGCGCTGTCGTCAATGACCAGGGCGGCGGCGGGTGATTCGAGCGGACGTTGAATCTGGCAAGCCAGGTCGGCAAAAAGAAGGGCCGCGAGGGTTATGGCGATGCCACGGAGCAAGACGAACGCGACCCTCCAACCGGGCCTAAGGTCCGGCCTCCGGTACAGAAGGGCGACCAACGCCGTGGCACCCAAAGCCACGAGCAGGGCCCAGGGCCACCACTCGGCCAGGCTCATCCGTCCTCCGGGGTAAAAGACAAGGATACCATCGCCGCCGGGGTTGGGGCAATCGTCGTCTTGTCACCCGTTCCCGCCTCTGCTAAAATTTTCCCGCCTTTTTT is drawn from bacterium and contains these coding sequences:
- a CDS encoding nucleotidyltransferase domain-containing protein — encoded protein: MGRGHGSVQRELVYLVAAGILSRRRHGREVFYGPNPTCPIYQELHSLVIKTCGVVGVVRQTLEPLRGRIQLALIFGSFACGEENSGSDVDLLIVGETEHAELMERIMELESTLKREVDLQLFGVEEFRRRLSEGSHFLSAILGKPFILLIGGADELERLGVGQSAQGGAFVAARDC
- a CDS encoding V-type ATP synthase subunit B, with the protein product MSDKKQTAVQPLKEYLSTQEIAGPLMLVEGVEGVKYEELAEIELPSGEIRHGRVLEVHKDKALLQLFEGATGIDIPTSRVRFLGRGVELGVSREMLGRVFDGQGRPIDDGPEIIPEERRDINGSPINPYARDYPNEFIQTGISCIDGLNTLVRGQKLPIFSGSGLPHQQMAAQIARQATVLQSGEGFSVVFAAMGITFEEAQYFIDDFRHTGAIDRAVLFMNLANDPAIERISTPRMALTAAEYLAYEMDMHVLVILTDMTNYCEALREISAARKEIPGRRGYPGYLYTDLSSIYERAGRIKDRRGSITQIPILTMPEDDKTHPIADLTGYITEGQMILSRAMHKKGIYPPVDVMQSLSRLKDKGIGEGKTRKDHADVFNQLFSGYARGKEAQELAVILGEAALSDIDKIFFKFADEFEHRYIAQGDHENRGVFDTLDLGWRLLAALPRAELKRIRPEYLDEFLPRFTATS